Part of the Macrobrachium rosenbergii isolate ZJJX-2024 chromosome 2, ASM4041242v1, whole genome shotgun sequence genome is shown below.
tatcacaaaaagcgcatgtattcataaaagttatttgaaaatacagtaattagtgaatatttctcagtgaaaaataccgcgaatgggcgaattttccgcgaatgatgttccacagagaaacccgcgaatgcgtgagtccgcgaaccatgagaacgcgaatacggggggtttactgtacgcCCGTTAAGTACATCCTACaatcgacctactggaagtgtaatcGATTTTCGCTTCTCACTTCTTCAGAAAGTTTAAAACCTTTTATTGCAGTACCTTGCATTTATTAGTAACTGGCTCGGCATCGTGGAAGGAAGCAGAGgactttctcctcctctctcttcgcCTTGTAGTAAGGTAATGGGTGTTGTGAGAACCGGgggttacaatgtacctggagcacccaccactttCAGTGGAAGGGTCGTGGTCTTTTTTCCAGTGCAGGTGACAATGTTACCTGGTTGTTTTacattgtggtactgtgcccagggcaagggcacctttgaAGTTTATCAGGCACTTTCGAAGTGTTGCTAATCTTCGGTTAGCTCTTTCACTGCAAAAATCcaattatgctttgctagccagCAGTGAACTTCACTGGCTACAAAGTTCCCACTAAAGTTATACTGCCACGCCCACTACAGGTTAAGgtgagcaccgaccagaggcaatTTCTattgcaggctctcttaactaataaggaactaCTGTAAAAGCATTGTATTCTAATTCAAATTCATTAtgtgacttaatgttttggagtagaatatgtccatttatccctcctcctttcaatgtggagtcagctatgtaattacttggtaggtcacttatataaaaatgacatttttttgataaaataaagttttatatatgcttaccaagtaattacatgattggagccctccttcctcccctccgatggatgTAAGGTAtcaacagaatgaggttgtctgctagtaGATCCTGGTATTCCCATTGGTGGGtgggaccagtcacctgcactactTTGAGGCGTTACCCGCAACGTTTTGAAATTAATCTGCCTTGCAAGGAAACTAAAGGCTATGTAATCACACCATCTAAGCAGGTTCATTATCATTTCTTCTGTGATGGAATGTACAGTTGATGCTTTAAACTGAATGTAAGGCAACATAGTGGGTTGTTTGGTAGGaatatattaaagttattttaaaagtTCTTGACTTTTAAATACACAGGATACTCAGTATGATGTAACTATAGGCAGATGGATAAATGTGTTGCTTTTGATATTATGCAATGGGATTTCTTTCAGGCTAGAGTATAACCCTCGTTCTGGTGATGCTGATACCAAAAATTTAGAGAAATTTGAAGAGTTCATATCTGAGGCAGGAGAGGGTCATCAGGTAATgtctagtttattttttgttctggATGTCATCCTAGTGTGATATAATTTACCAACTTTTGGATTTGAGgtggaccatatatatatttccaaagatACAAGCTTCTCACATGTATTTCACCGTGATTTTGAATTGGCTAGTTTGTGTAACAGTAATATGGtttaaatttcaatgaaaatgctATGAAACAGCTTATTGTAGGCAAGTTGTTTTATTATGAaccattaaattttttcttgaaattcacacacacacacacacacacacactcacacactctaTTGGTATAACAgggatttgttttttctttttcaaaggattCTCCCTTAGTGTCTGCTGTGCGATCCCTGCTGGAAGCTGCAGTTAGTAACTTGACTGATGCTCATATGACTGAAGGAGGATCAGGAGCTGAAGATGTTCATTATTTCTTGGACTTTACAATGGCTGTATTAGGAGGCCCTCCTGCTGAATATGAGCAGTATACCACTAAAATCCAAGCAGAATATATACATCTTCCTACAACAGCTTACAATCAGCTTAGACTCAAAGTtagtacaatactgtactgtatttgtttaaTTACCGTTTGTTTTGTCACAACTCTATcggtcatatatacatatgcctatATTTACAGCCTCAGGTGTCCTCAGGCTCACAGTTATTGTTTGATAGACAGAATGGAATGGTAGTCTTAATGATGCATGTGCCACATATACCCACAGATACCGGTAGGTATCAGTTAGTTACCTTAAACTTTGTATGTCTAATGCTCTCAACAGCTCTGTCATCTGCTCTTTTTCTGTTAGTAGGGATGCCGTTTTCCACATCATGCCAATACTCTTCTATTACTTATTCACTAATTTATTTCCCTGTTTCATTTCATCACCTTTGTTCTGTTTCTAAGTGTTAAGAGTAATTAAAACATCTTAGTGTTTACGTATTAATTGCTCACATACGTGTTTGGTTTGCTAGTTTTACAAGGTAGCTATCAGTGTGAATAGTtaagttacatattttttatttattctgctgTCATTATTGCCATTCCAGTAATTTTTCCAAAGTTTATCAGGGACTTGTAActatttttcttatcttcttaAAATTTGTCATTGGTTTGTTAGTAACAGTACATGCTGTTAAATAGCTATTGAGTGATAACACTAACTAATGAATGGTTAGCTTTCAAAAATAGGATTTTGTTTGTACTAACTTCACATGCTTGTTGCTATACTGTTAAGTTAAAAGCAAGGTATTGTTCTTGTTTCTTGTCAgtatttttgagttatttttggtTCTGGTAATTTTTGCATTGGGCAGTCCTTGATTGTGTTAAtacaatctttttctttattactcagCATATTACTGTCTtgtaaactattttaatttttcctgttagTGTATCATATATGCAGTTTGCTACCTGTATTTGTTGCCAGATATATTGTATTTTCAActgctatttcttttatatattatcacTTGGTTGTTCTATATACTTGTATTAGTGCATGTTACATGCACTGTGTAAGTTGTGTATGCCGATGTCTTGCTCTTTGTATTATTTGTGTTTATGCACGGTGCTCTGCTTTTttgtgtagtgctttgtgtaattGCTGTGCTTTCTTTGCTATACCGTAATGAATGTGCAAGGCCTGCTAGATAGGGCTTATCAAGCCTTATGTTGACCTTTGACAGTGGTTGCCATCACAGTTAAGTGTGTTTGCACAACCTTAACAGTGGTACTTGCTGTGAGTTGTCTCCTAAGCAGTTGTTGCACATTGCTAAGAAGAGGATTTACTATGGTAGACATTCAAGCTGGGCTGTAGTAGTTGTGTCCATGTCATCTGCTTCCAAGTCCTCTACCTCCAGCTCAGCTGTGGAGTTTGTGTCTTTGGTAGCAGTCAAGGATCACCAGTCTTCGGATTATGTGCCATCTGTGCTTGGTACCACTCTCCATCGTAGTTACTTTGCCTACTTTGCCTGCTCCCATGCAGTTTGCTGTTCTGCATGTCccctcctcacctgttctctctGCTCCCATACAACCTGCTGCTTGCTATGACCACTCCACGCCAGACTGCCCACATGTCTCTGCCTGCTGCCAATCTGGCCTCACTTCACCTGCCTTGCCTTCCAACCAGCCTGCTCACTCAGctccttctttgtctgtctggTATGGTAGTGCATGGGGATCATGCTTACCTGTCCTGACTGAAGGAGAATTTGAACTCTTCCTTAACAAACTTGATGGCAGCAGCAGTTCAGGCAGTTGAGGAATGGGAATCTTTGTTAAAGtgtttaaaaattgtaatttgttaGGGAGAATATAGTTACTGTATTGGAATCACTTTTGAgagtttaaatttattaattgaaatggtatactgtattgtaaacagatcataaaaatgttttccctCTCTTCTCTATTCATGGCTCTTTCTCTGTGAACTCCCAACAAATCTAGGTCTTTTTCTAGCCCCTCTCTCCATTCTTTCCTGGGTTTTATAAGTCTTCATTCTACTATTCCCTTATCAACTGCTTTCCTGAGCTGCTATTCCTTgttgcttctttttatttcttccagtttCTTGATACAGCATGTATCCTACAGTTCCTCATTTCTCATTTGTTATATGATTTTCCCCACTTACGCAGGCCATGAATCTTAATGTTCTATGGTCACATCTTTTGAAAATCCCCATTTTCCTTGTCAGTACTTATGTCTGCTTCATAAAGTTGTTGACCATATGTCCCCTTATAAGTCTTTGCCCACTCTAGTAATGTAAATAGTTGACTTTGATAAATTGCTGAATTTTTCTAGGAAGTCTTTGGGAGTTTTCTAACAGTTTGAGATTTTAGCTATCATTCCTTGCACCTTGAATTTGATACATGGATTAGGCATAATTTTTCTGTCGTTATATGTTTGGTTGTTATATGTTGTGGTTTCTGGCTCCATCCTATATGTAGATCTGTTCAAAGTGTACTTGTTTATAACATTATGGTTAATGTAAATTATTCTATATAATCACACAAATGCATATGATTTTGAGGTGATAAATTTAGAGTatgttgtttttctgtatttttgcagattctGAAGAGCCTTCTGTTGATGCCAAATATTTATGCAACAAGGGAGTTTCAAGCTGATAGAGAAAAAAC
Proteins encoded:
- the LOC136845229 gene encoding uncharacterized protein, translating into MEDLRSEWDSATSFAPGAVSDRWWAAISRQYTEEGRVYHGHAYLSQLFSLYHQYQEKLNDPQAVALAIFFHKLEYNPRSGDADTKNLEKFEEFISEAGEGHQDSPLVSAVRSLLEAAVSNLTDAHMTEGGSGAEDVHYFLDFTMAVLGGPPAEYEQYTTKIQAEYIHLPTTAYNQLRLKILKSLLLMPNIYATREFQADREKTARENIQKEVENLTAQV